A DNA window from Anastrepha ludens isolate Willacy chromosome 6, idAnaLude1.1, whole genome shotgun sequence contains the following coding sequences:
- the LOC128868493 gene encoding translation initiation factor eIF-2B subunit delta yields the protein MSSIQENKELQTKPKTKTGGSSTAEKKKRPGQRQRRRNKIRSLTTESESTLELLTNSGNTNGTHIPTRDTFSISKKAESPTASLVLLESGYVLNSEAKTLELKSSTVLRTNLLRKSETSKSQASSQNKLLQGENNSTFGEQSIKATKVMPTDTTATPPAAGKPREDIMAQREAKKLAKQAKKTKALGSGSQITPVPVPTPLSSTTVAPAQCATKEKIACLTTQNTTNVDAPALNDKTREQIKAEREGKKKAKQALKAAKATGVPELVAQLDAVKISQKNDTTAAPEEKKKPTLSKSERRALQEAQREAKAQKMIAAQKKPATASDTKKATNSTKDTPVKKAATASPSSTTTSISPLTKSPRRNDCKVRLFNHLVKARQDVSLFLNNPLIHPSITRLGEQYAQRTVVGSNARCIAFLNALKMVIRDFETPPKKEFARSLETTITNSVDHLQKCRPLAVSVSNAYKHIKHVLTQLPTDQAESDLKENLCRFIDTYIENQIGKAAEAISHSVQEKISNGDVILTFGCSSLITYIFEEAQRRRVDFRVIVVDSRPFCEGQELLRRLTVKEIPCSYVLINAVSFVMPEATKVLLGAHALLANGYVMARTGTAQVALVAHSFNVPVLVCCETHKFSERSQTDAIVYNELGNPDDLIRSNKCSLANWQAKDKMTPLNLMYDITPPELVTAVVTEVSILPCTSVPVILRIKPTEIGY from the exons AGGAAAATAAG GAGCTTCAAACAAAGCCAAAAACAAAGACTGGAGGAAGCAGCACTgcagaaaaaaagaaacgacCGGGCCAACGTCAGCGCAGACGGAATAAAATCAGGTCTTTAACAACCGAGTCAGAGTCAACTCTTGAGCTCTTAACAAACTCCGGTAATACAAACGGAACTCACATTCCGACAAGGGATACCTTTTCAATCAGCAAGAAAGCGGAATCACCCACAGCATCGCTGGTTCTCTTAGAATCTGGATATGTTTTAAATTCCGAGGCGAAAACACTTGAACTAAAGTCTTCTACGGTTTTGCGCACAAATCTTCTAAGAAAATCTGAAACTTCGAAGTCTCAAGCAAGCAGTCAAAATAAACTATTGCAGGGAGAAAATAATTCAACATTTGGGGAGCAGTCAATAAAAGCAACTAAAGTTATGCCTACGGACACCACTGCAACCCCACCTGCCGCCGGCAAACCCCGTGAAGATATTATGGCCCAGCGCGAAGCGAAAAAATTGGCAAAGCAAGCAAAGAAGACAAAAGCTTTGGGTTCTGGATCACAAATAACACCAGTACCCGTACCCACACCACTTTCAAGCACAACTGTTGCACCTGCTCAGTGTGCTACGAAGGAGAAAATTGCATGCCTTACAACTCAGAATACAACCAATGTCGATGCACCCGCACTCAATGATAAAACGCGCGAACAAATTAAAGCTGAACGAGAGggcaagaaaaaagcaaaacaagcgCTTAAAGCGGCTAAAGCTACCGGTGTACCTGAGCTAGTAGCACAATTAGATGCCGTTAAAATTAGCCAAAAAAATGACACCACCGCTGCACCAGAAGAGAAG AAAAAGCCAACTTTAAGTAAGTCGGAAAGACGCGCTTTGCAGGAAGCTCAACGGGAGGCCAAAGCACAAAAGATGATCGCTGCACAAAAAAAGCCAGCGACTGCCAGTGATACTAAGAAGGCCACCAATTCCACAAAAGATACACCAGTAAAAAAAGCGGCTACTGCTAGTCCTTCATCAACAACGACGAGCATTAGTCCCTTAACAAAGTCTCCACGCAGGAATGATTGTAAAGTGCGCCTCTTCAATCATTTGGTAAAAGCGCGTCAAGACGTcagcttgtttttaaataatccaCTTATACATCCAAGCATCACACGTCTGGGGGAACAGTATGCTCAACGCACAGTTGTTGGTTCAAATGCGCGTTGCATTGCTTTTCTCAATGCGCTGAAAATG gtTATTAGAGACTTTGAGACGCCGCCAAAAAAAGAATTTGCACGCAGCTTAGAAACGACAATAACAAATAGTGTAGATCACTTGCAGAAATGCCGTCCGCTTGCGGTATCCGTCAGCAATGCATATAAACATATAAAGCATGTGCTCACGCAATTGCCAACTGATCAGGCGGAATCAGAT TTGAAAGAGAATTTGTGCCGTTTCATCGATACTTACATAGAGAACCAGATCGGAAAGGCGGCCGAAGCCATTAGTCACTCTGTGCAGGAAAAAATCTCAAATGGCGATGTTATACTCACGTTTGGCTG TTCATCCTTGATAACATACATTTTTGAGGAAGCACAGCGTCGGCGTGTTGATTTCCGTGTGATTGTTGTCGATTCGCGTCCTTTCTGTGAGGGCCAAGAACTTTTGCGTCGTCTAACTGTGAAAGAGATACCTTGTAGTTATGTGCTCATAAACGCCGTAAGCTTTGTAATGCCCGAAGCGACAAAAGTGCTGCTAGGCGCACATGCATTACTGGCTAACGGTTATGTGATGGCACGCACCGGCACCGCACAAGTTGCACTAGTGGCGCACTCATTCAATGTACCCGTGCTGGTGTGTTGCGAAACGCACAAATTTAGCGAACGTTCACAAACCGATGCAATTGTCTACAATGAATTGGGCAATCCTGATGATCTAATACGGAGCAATAAATGCAGCTTGGCGAATTGGCAGGCCAAAGACAAAATGACGCCCTTAAATCTGATGTACGATATTACACCACCCGAACTAGTTACGGCGGTTGTGACCGAAGTTTCTATACTGCCATGCACAAGTGTACCGGTGATTTTACGTATAAAACCAACCGAAATCGGTTATTAG